The following coding sequences lie in one Anticarsia gemmatalis isolate Benzon Research Colony breed Stoneville strain chromosome 16, ilAntGemm2 primary, whole genome shotgun sequence genomic window:
- the LOC142979571 gene encoding uncharacterized protein LOC142979571, with amino-acid sequence MDCRLLFFYTFLLYFVKIIRCVTLKKECPGGEVHKSCAFRTEYTCWTSRDRVQRVQDIPRRLSHCQSGCYCKAGLVREYPAGPCIAAAGCRDRKIEAFLKNLPTFDGYTGFET; translated from the exons ATGGATTgcagattgttatttttttatactttccttttatattttgtgaaaataattagaTGTGTGACGTtga aGAAAGAATGTCCAGGCGGTGAGGTGCACAAGTCGTGTGCTTTTCGCACAGAGTACACTTGTTGGACGAGCAGGGATCGCGTGCAGAGGGTCCAGGATATACCGAGGAGACTGTCACACTGTCAGTCCGGATGTTATTGCAA GGCTGGTTTAGTACGAGAGTATCCCGCAGGACCCTGTATTGCAGCCGCTGGGTGTCGGGACAGAAAGATAGAAGCCTTCCTCAAGAACCTACCTACTTTTGACGGTTACACCGGTTTTGAAACTTAA